From the genome of Geoglobus ahangari, one region includes:
- the prf1 gene encoding peptide chain release factor aRF-1 translates to MDTRLKYEFRRKLEELEKYKGRGTELITLYIPPDKNLADVASQLRNELSQAQNIKSKQTRTHVMAGLEAILQRLKYFRKPPENGMVIISGVIDLGGGKEKHITDIIEPPEPVPLYKYHCDSTFYLEPLKEMLVEKKVYGLIVLDRREATIGILRGKRIEALAYATSNVPGKHRQGGQSSVRFERLREIAIHEFYKRVGEKASEALLQYKDDLMGVLIGGPSPTKEEFYEGNYLHHEIQKKVIGLFDVSYTDESGLYELVEKASDALQELDIMREKKIMNRFLKEVVKDGAAAYGEDEVRKYLSMGAVDTLLISEDLRYERVKYRCPVCGEEKEVTIKENTSRDMVCEKDNVKMEEVERRDVILELAELAEAGGAKVEFISSDSEEGAMLKNAFGGIAAILRFKPEGW, encoded by the coding sequence ATGGACACAAGGCTGAAGTACGAGTTTAGGAGAAAGCTCGAGGAGCTCGAGAAGTACAAGGGCAGGGGTACCGAGCTGATCACCCTTTACATTCCTCCCGATAAGAATCTGGCTGATGTTGCATCCCAGCTCAGGAACGAGTTAAGTCAGGCTCAGAACATAAAGTCCAAGCAGACGAGGACCCACGTGATGGCGGGGCTTGAGGCGATCCTCCAGAGGCTTAAGTACTTCAGGAAACCTCCGGAGAACGGAATGGTGATAATCAGCGGCGTAATCGACCTTGGAGGGGGAAAGGAGAAGCACATAACCGACATCATCGAGCCACCAGAGCCAGTCCCGCTTTACAAGTACCACTGCGACTCCACCTTCTACCTCGAGCCCCTCAAGGAGATGCTGGTGGAGAAGAAGGTCTACGGGCTCATCGTGCTGGACAGGAGGGAGGCGACCATAGGCATCCTGAGGGGCAAGAGGATTGAGGCTCTTGCTTACGCGACATCAAACGTTCCCGGAAAGCACAGGCAGGGTGGACAGAGCAGCGTGAGGTTTGAGAGGCTGAGGGAGATAGCCATCCACGAGTTTTACAAGAGGGTGGGCGAGAAGGCGAGCGAGGCGCTGCTGCAGTACAAGGATGATCTTATGGGCGTGCTGATAGGCGGGCCATCCCCAACAAAGGAGGAGTTCTACGAGGGCAACTACCTGCACCACGAGATCCAGAAGAAGGTCATAGGGCTGTTCGACGTGAGCTACACGGACGAGAGCGGGCTTTACGAGCTGGTTGAGAAGGCGAGCGACGCTCTGCAGGAGCTCGACATAATGAGGGAGAAGAAGATTATGAACCGCTTCTTGAAGGAGGTCGTCAAGGATGGCGCTGCAGCCTACGGAGAGGACGAGGTGAGGAAGTACCTCAGCATGGGGGCTGTGGACACGCTGCTGATCTCCGAGGATCTGAGGTACGAGAGGGTCAAGTACCGCTGTCCTGTGTGTGGGGAGGAGAAGGAGGTGACGATAAAGGAGAACACGAGCAGGGACATGGTCTGCGAGAAGGACAACGTCAAGATGGAGGAGGTGGAGAGGAGGGACGTCATCCTCGAGCTTGCAGAGCTTGCCGAGGCAGGTGGGGCGAAGGTGGAGTTCATCTCCTCGGATTCAGAGGAGGGAGCGATGCTCAAGAACGCGTTTGGTGGTATAGCTGCGATACTCAGGTTCAAGCCAGAGGGATGGTAG
- a CDS encoding DUF2551 domain-containing protein → MKVEEIEKRLRKYLERDRSGIRKTLIGILLDGNKYTTEELHRKLSENGYELNPRGVSAMVGLMSARLGILKVEMGEKNRYYLKKEYEGLVSSILREYDK, encoded by the coding sequence GTGAAGGTGGAAGAGATTGAAAAAAGGCTCAGGAAGTATCTGGAGAGGGACAGGAGTGGCATCAGAAAGACGCTCATAGGAATACTTCTCGATGGCAACAAGTACACGACTGAGGAGCTCCACAGGAAGCTGAGTGAGAACGGCTACGAGCTCAACCCGAGGGGAGTATCGGCAATGGTTGGTCTGATGAGCGCGAGGCTTGGCATTCTGAAGGTGGAGATGGGTGAGAAAAACAGGTACTACCTGAAGAAGGAGTATGAGGGTCTGGTTAGCTCAATTCTGAGGGAGTATGATAAGTAA
- the cutA gene encoding divalent-cation tolerance protein CutA: MYYFIYITFPDEDSARKVARHLLENRLAACVNFWRINSMYWWEGEIQDDSEVAMIVKTRAEMYSKVREEVKRLHPYTTPCICAINVEEGNAEFLRWIDSIVEG; encoded by the coding sequence ATGTACTATTTCATCTACATCACGTTTCCGGATGAGGATTCTGCGAGGAAGGTTGCAAGACACCTCCTCGAGAACAGGCTTGCAGCATGCGTCAACTTCTGGAGGATAAACTCCATGTACTGGTGGGAGGGGGAGATCCAGGACGACAGCGAGGTTGCGATGATTGTGAAGACAAGGGCGGAGATGTACTCGAAGGTCAGGGAGGAGGTCAAGAGGCTCCACCCCTACACCACCCCGTGCATATGTGCAATCAACGTTGAGGAGGGCAATGCGGAGTTTCTCAGGTGGATTGATAGCATTGTGGAAGGATGA
- the lysS gene encoding lysine--tRNA ligase: MSEIIHWADVIADRILRMKDRVRIATGITPSGHIHLGNLREMLTADAVRRAIEDKGGKAEIVYIADTFDPLRKRYPFLPEEYENYVGMPLSRIPDPEGCHDSYAEHFLQPFLESLDILGIPVTLKEAHRMYESGEYREMTVKSLENRDRIAEILREVSGREVEEGWSPFMPLCKNCGRINSARVTGFDGKKVSYRCDCGYEGENDITEGKLVWRVDWPARWGILGIDVEPFGKDHAAAGGSYDSGKRIAREVFGIEPPFPIVYEWIHLKGKGAMKSSKGIVVPVREMVEVLPPEIVRYIIIRSKPERHIEFDPGIGLLDMIDEFEDAYRKGDRSVELSLVGDVTYSDVPFRHLIVVGQIAEWDVDRVLEILARNGHDINDELRRDVERRLKYARAWLEKYAPDNLKFRVKSRDEITSEFSEEERRFLRAFAEKLEEGMSAERIHKLVYDVAGEVGIKPAKAFQAIYKAILDTKHGPRAGYFLQSLGVGFVKKRFAEI; this comes from the coding sequence ATGAGCGAAATCATTCACTGGGCTGACGTCATCGCAGACAGGATACTCAGAATGAAGGACAGGGTCAGGATAGCCACCGGCATAACGCCGAGCGGGCACATACATCTGGGCAACCTCAGGGAGATGCTCACAGCAGATGCGGTGAGGAGGGCGATCGAGGACAAGGGCGGGAAGGCCGAGATCGTTTACATCGCCGACACCTTTGACCCCCTAAGAAAGCGCTACCCGTTCCTCCCCGAGGAGTACGAGAACTACGTGGGGATGCCTCTCAGCAGGATTCCCGATCCTGAGGGCTGTCATGACAGCTATGCGGAACACTTCCTCCAGCCCTTCCTCGAGTCCCTCGATATCCTCGGAATTCCCGTTACGCTCAAGGAGGCACACAGGATGTACGAGAGTGGGGAGTACAGGGAGATGACCGTGAAGTCGCTCGAGAACAGGGACAGGATCGCTGAGATACTCAGGGAGGTCTCGGGAAGGGAGGTTGAGGAGGGCTGGAGCCCCTTCATGCCCCTATGCAAGAACTGTGGGAGGATAAACTCCGCGAGGGTTACGGGATTTGACGGGAAGAAGGTCTCTTACAGGTGCGATTGCGGGTATGAGGGTGAGAACGACATAACCGAGGGGAAGCTCGTCTGGAGGGTTGACTGGCCCGCAAGGTGGGGCATCCTCGGGATAGACGTTGAGCCCTTCGGAAAGGATCATGCTGCTGCTGGAGGGAGCTACGACTCGGGCAAGAGGATCGCGAGGGAGGTGTTCGGAATAGAGCCACCTTTCCCTATCGTTTACGAGTGGATCCACCTGAAGGGCAAGGGAGCGATGAAGAGCTCGAAGGGCATTGTGGTGCCGGTCAGGGAGATGGTAGAGGTTCTGCCCCCCGAGATAGTCAGGTACATAATCATCAGGAGCAAGCCCGAGAGGCATATCGAGTTCGACCCGGGCATAGGTCTGCTTGACATGATCGACGAGTTCGAGGACGCCTACAGAAAGGGAGACAGGAGCGTGGAGCTGTCTCTTGTTGGAGACGTCACCTACTCAGACGTCCCGTTCAGGCACCTGATAGTAGTCGGGCAGATCGCTGAATGGGATGTGGACAGGGTTCTGGAGATACTGGCGAGGAATGGCCATGACATCAACGATGAGCTCAGGAGGGACGTGGAGAGGAGGCTGAAGTACGCGAGGGCGTGGCTTGAAAAGTACGCCCCGGACAACCTGAAGTTCAGGGTCAAGAGCAGGGATGAGATAACCTCCGAGTTCAGCGAGGAGGAGAGGAGGTTCCTGAGGGCGTTTGCTGAGAAACTGGAGGAGGGCATGAGCGCTGAAAGGATACACAAGCTGGTTTACGATGTCGCAGGAGAGGTGGGCATAAAGCCCGCGAAGGCTTTTCAGGCAATCTACAAGGCGATTCTCGACACCAAGCACGGGCCGAGGGCAGGCTACTTCCTGCAGTCCTTGGGTGTGGGTTTCGTCAAGAAGAGGTTCGCCGAGATATGA
- the uppS gene encoding polyprenyl diphosphate synthase: MISKVYELLLLRRVRRGEIPKHIAIIMDGNRRYARRRGLPVYMGHFFGSRKAEKVLEWCRELGVRTVTLYAFSTENFRRDEEERRHIFELFKKEIRRLLNDPRTHRDRMRVRVVGRRDLLPDDVLEAIEEVERETAGYDSYYLNIAFAYGGRQEIVDAVRALLRDVRDGKVRPDEIDEALFSRYLYSDNGYERVDILIRTGGEQRLSNFLPWQSAGSLTYFVDVYWPSFRKIDLLRAIRTWQGLRARYYKHPA, from the coding sequence ATGATAAGTAAGGTTTACGAGCTGCTACTGCTCAGGAGGGTCAGGAGGGGGGAGATACCGAAGCACATAGCCATCATTATGGACGGAAACAGGAGGTACGCGAGGAGGAGGGGGCTTCCGGTCTACATGGGCCACTTCTTCGGCTCGAGAAAGGCCGAGAAGGTTCTGGAGTGGTGCAGGGAGCTTGGTGTGAGGACTGTCACGCTCTACGCGTTCTCGACAGAAAACTTCAGGAGGGACGAGGAGGAGAGGAGGCACATATTCGAGCTGTTCAAGAAGGAGATCAGAAGGCTCCTGAATGATCCGAGAACCCACAGGGACAGGATGAGGGTCAGGGTCGTGGGCAGGAGAGACCTGCTGCCGGATGACGTTCTCGAGGCTATAGAGGAGGTTGAGAGGGAGACCGCCGGCTACGACAGCTACTACCTGAACATAGCATTTGCATACGGGGGCAGGCAGGAGATCGTTGATGCGGTTAGGGCACTGCTCAGGGACGTCAGGGACGGGAAGGTCAGGCCTGACGAGATTGACGAGGCTCTCTTCTCCAGATACCTCTACTCCGATAACGGTTATGAGAGGGTAGACATTCTCATAAGAACTGGCGGGGAGCAGAGGCTCTCCAACTTCCTGCCGTGGCAGAGCGCGGGAAGCTTGACCTATTTTGTGGATGTTTACTGGCCGAGTTTCAGGAAAATAGACCTTTTGAGGGCGATAAGGACGTGGCAGGGTCTGAGGGCGAGGTATTATAAACATCCTGCGTGA
- a CDS encoding nucleotidyltransferase domain-containing protein produces MRGKTATFGSRRKVRYGEDRWRLLREKRRVAREIMETLESSGIPSIVYGSVARGDVRKTSDVDIFIPLNIPSYKIELALEDFYILERRIVQATPNYAIKGEIVLENASVSFPLVKMKEKEMDFYRFGGYLDLDMLLSEKRVSGVDKRLVLIVPLRDGHYEIPADEMDKSELADFLGVGIEIVIERFRVLERRREVGRTGVFLNEPVPDFESFESHLSALALQNAYLKRRMKLF; encoded by the coding sequence ATGAGGGGGAAGACGGCGACATTCGGAAGCAGGAGGAAGGTGAGGTACGGAGAGGACAGGTGGAGGCTGCTCAGGGAGAAGAGGAGGGTAGCCAGGGAGATCATGGAGACCCTCGAGAGCTCAGGAATCCCGAGCATAGTCTACGGCTCAGTTGCGAGGGGTGACGTCAGGAAGACGAGCGACGTTGACATCTTCATCCCCCTCAACATCCCATCCTACAAGATCGAACTCGCACTCGAGGACTTCTACATTCTGGAGAGGAGGATAGTTCAGGCAACGCCAAACTACGCGATAAAGGGGGAGATTGTGCTGGAGAACGCGAGCGTCAGCTTCCCCCTCGTCAAGATGAAGGAGAAGGAGATGGACTTCTACAGGTTCGGCGGATATCTTGATCTGGACATGCTTCTCTCCGAAAAACGGGTTTCTGGCGTGGACAAGAGGCTTGTGCTAATTGTCCCGCTCAGGGACGGCCATTACGAGATCCCGGCTGACGAGATGGACAAGAGCGAGCTCGCGGACTTCCTCGGGGTCGGGATTGAGATAGTCATCGAGAGGTTCAGGGTTCTCGAGAGGAGGAGGGAGGTCGGAAGGACGGGCGTGTTCCTGAACGAGCCCGTGCCGGACTTCGAGTCCTTTGAAAGCCACCTCTCGGCCCTCGCCCTTCAGAACGCCTATCTCAAGAGGAGGATGAAACTTTTTTAA
- a CDS encoding site-2 protease family protein: protein MDALTALTIFLAYWAIVEFLKRRGVLERRGITAYGPVLMIRTERGIELLKRLARRRRFWIVLGNAGIPAVFAGMVFMFVLILFMDYTLFTSPPPPSDLTSPRNALLIPGVNQYIPLVWGLIGLIVTLIVHEFSHAISALSENIRVKSLGVLVALVPIGGFAEPDEEQLLHHSERGTRLRVFSSGVISNFITAAIAFSIFFYLLGFITPSIAVLSSDNPDLKVGDVVVEINGVKVTSPDDISKAVGEQGKIVLKLADGREVQLSGVTGVKIVQVVDGYPAKEAGIQEGWIITAVDGKKIHTLRDFLKAMEGKKGGDRVEIQVFDGSEYRNYTLTLKDANGRGLMGVQVTEYFAGVTFSYFYAENILNTLRGIPSMLTNPAGWLFLISMPIIFFNSFSFPITAFFHSSVGGWIFYALNTFYWIGWINFYVGLFNCLPAVPLDGGRVFYDVAEKLGGKRSAEIASKFLSSLIFGSIILSIVIPNMPR from the coding sequence ATGGATGCTCTGACCGCACTGACAATCTTCCTCGCATACTGGGCGATAGTCGAGTTCCTCAAGAGACGGGGGGTTCTGGAGAGGAGGGGAATCACCGCCTACGGGCCAGTGCTGATGATAAGGACCGAGAGGGGCATAGAGCTCCTGAAGAGGCTTGCCCGGAGAAGGAGGTTCTGGATCGTCCTCGGAAACGCCGGGATACCCGCGGTCTTTGCCGGGATGGTGTTCATGTTCGTCCTCATCCTGTTCATGGACTACACCCTCTTCACATCCCCTCCACCACCCTCAGACCTCACGAGCCCGAGGAACGCTCTGCTGATTCCCGGGGTGAACCAGTACATCCCCCTCGTGTGGGGGCTCATAGGGCTGATAGTCACCCTCATAGTCCACGAGTTCAGCCACGCGATTTCCGCGCTCTCGGAAAACATAAGGGTGAAGTCACTGGGAGTCCTCGTGGCTCTCGTGCCAATCGGCGGATTTGCCGAGCCGGACGAGGAGCAGCTCCTCCACCACTCGGAGAGGGGGACGAGGTTGAGGGTGTTCTCCTCAGGAGTCATAAGCAATTTCATCACCGCCGCAATCGCGTTTTCAATTTTCTTCTACCTCCTCGGCTTCATAACTCCGTCAATCGCGGTTCTGAGTTCAGATAACCCTGACCTGAAGGTAGGAGACGTTGTCGTGGAGATAAACGGGGTAAAGGTGACGAGCCCGGACGACATATCGAAGGCTGTTGGAGAGCAAGGCAAGATCGTGCTGAAGCTTGCGGACGGCAGAGAGGTTCAGCTCTCAGGGGTGACAGGGGTCAAGATCGTGCAGGTTGTTGACGGCTATCCAGCGAAAGAGGCAGGGATTCAGGAGGGGTGGATAATAACGGCCGTTGACGGAAAGAAGATACACACGCTCAGAGACTTCCTCAAAGCCATGGAGGGGAAGAAGGGCGGGGACAGGGTTGAGATTCAGGTGTTCGACGGCTCCGAGTACAGGAACTACACGCTCACCCTGAAGGATGCGAACGGAAGGGGGCTCATGGGTGTGCAGGTGACGGAGTACTTCGCGGGGGTGACGTTCAGCTACTTCTACGCGGAGAACATACTGAACACGCTTAGGGGAATTCCGTCAATGCTCACAAACCCGGCAGGCTGGCTCTTCCTGATATCGATGCCGATAATATTCTTCAACAGCTTCTCCTTCCCAATCACCGCGTTCTTCCACTCGTCTGTCGGAGGCTGGATTTTCTACGCGCTCAACACCTTCTACTGGATTGGATGGATCAACTTCTATGTCGGACTGTTCAACTGCCTGCCAGCCGTTCCGCTGGATGGTGGAAGGGTGTTCTACGATGTGGCGGAGAAGCTTGGTGGAAAGAGGAGCGCTGAGATCGCATCGAAGTTTCTCTCCTCGCTGATCTTCGGCTCGATAATTCTTTCAATCGTGATACCCAACATGCCGCGATGA
- a CDS encoding radical SAM protein translates to MRFRRIEGGSYYSYLTEGCRLCRMGAKMVLFVTGKCPHACYYCPISEERKGRDVVYANERFVESIDDVVDEILSMSAEGVAITGGEPLARLERVREYLEVFSHAGLHTHLYTSIPAEDKILEKLAESGLDEIRFHPPGLENVRAYERPLLRARSLGMEAGFEIPALEFRDDVVEVVNSADAFLNVNELEFSTSNFEELERAGWKPGEFFEAEKSKEIADMYAGRVERFHFCSVRFKEIAQFRRRLIRMAFNLPEFYRVTSEGTVICGLVEGDKEEIRKVLIQMGAEFVEVEEGFEVPVEVAENLSSSFDASLIERYPTHDRTILEKHPLR, encoded by the coding sequence ATGAGGTTCAGGAGAATTGAGGGCGGGAGCTACTACTCCTACCTCACCGAGGGGTGCAGGCTCTGCAGGATGGGGGCAAAGATGGTTCTGTTCGTCACCGGAAAGTGCCCCCACGCCTGCTACTACTGCCCGATCTCCGAGGAGAGGAAGGGAAGGGATGTTGTGTACGCCAACGAGAGGTTCGTTGAAAGCATTGACGACGTTGTGGATGAGATACTCTCAATGTCTGCAGAGGGGGTAGCAATAACGGGAGGAGAGCCGCTTGCGAGGCTTGAGAGGGTCAGGGAGTATTTAGAGGTTTTTTCCCATGCAGGACTCCACACCCACCTTTACACGAGCATCCCCGCAGAGGACAAAATCCTTGAGAAGCTCGCCGAGAGCGGGCTTGACGAGATAAGGTTCCACCCGCCGGGACTGGAGAACGTGAGGGCCTACGAAAGGCCGCTCTTAAGGGCCAGATCACTTGGAATGGAGGCTGGCTTCGAGATCCCTGCTCTGGAGTTCAGGGATGATGTGGTGGAGGTCGTCAATTCCGCAGATGCGTTTCTGAACGTCAACGAGCTCGAGTTCTCAACATCGAACTTTGAGGAGCTCGAGAGAGCTGGGTGGAAGCCCGGGGAGTTCTTCGAGGCGGAGAAAAGCAAGGAGATAGCGGACATGTATGCTGGGAGGGTTGAGAGGTTCCACTTCTGCAGCGTGAGGTTCAAGGAGATCGCCCAGTTCAGGAGGAGGCTCATAAGGATGGCATTCAACCTTCCCGAGTTCTACAGGGTGACGTCCGAGGGGACGGTCATCTGCGGGCTCGTGGAGGGGGACAAGGAGGAAATCAGAAAAGTCTTAATTCAGATGGGTGCCGAGTTTGTAGAGGTTGAGGAGGGTTTCGAGGTTCCGGTTGAGGTTGCTGAAAATCTGAGCAGCTCGTTTGACGCGTCGCTTATCGAGAGGTATCCGACGCACGACAGAACTATCTTGGAAAAACATCCGTTGAGGTGA